The genomic DNA TGTATGGCCGTGTCGCAGAAAAACATCCGGTAATAATCAAGCGGGGCTTTGCAAAGCGGTTTTTCGACCCGATAGCCCATACGCATTTCGTTGAAATCCCAGGACAATTCAATCCTTTTACTAAAAAAAGGGATCATTCCGCCGGCATGGTGAGTAATGACTTTAAGATTTGGACATTGGTCAAAGACCCCGCCAAAAGCCAGTCGGGCCATTGCTTTTGAAGTTTCATAAGGCCAGCCAAAGTTTGTGAATGTTAGATATTTTGATGCAACTTCACCGGGATAATCCGGTACGGTATTCGGTCGTCGGGGATGAAGGAATACCGGAAGGTTATACCCTTCCATCTTTTCATAAAGTGGCACAAATTCAGGTGAATCCACCGGCTTGCCGCTTATGTCGGTAAAAATTTCCACAGCCCTGAACCGCAATTCGCTGATTGCCCGGTCCGCTTCTTTTAAAGCGGCATCCATGTCGTT from Desulfobacterales bacterium includes the following:
- a CDS encoding amidohydrolase family protein — translated: MDAALKEADRAISELRFRAVEIFTDISGKPVDSPEFVPLYEKMEGYNLPVFLHPRRPNTVPDYPGEVASKYLTFTNFGWPYETSKAMARLAFGGVFDQCPNLKVITHHAGGMIPFFSKRIELSWDFNEMRMGYRVEKPLCKAPLDYYRMFFCDTAIQGNTPALMCAYHFFGAEHMLFATDMPYDNQLGERVYRETISAIEEMAISDTEKKKIFEDNARKLLRLPV